A region from the Aegilops tauschii subsp. strangulata cultivar AL8/78 chromosome 5, Aet v6.0, whole genome shotgun sequence genome encodes:
- the LOC109787151 gene encoding uncharacterized protein, whose protein sequence is MSKLANQPAPPSSDMDVDSAAAVEEKNPVRFSINVLELMREAQMQHGLRHGDYTRYRRYCTARLRRLYKSLKFLHGRGKYTRRNITESTVTDVRFLHVVFYTAERAWSHAMEKKTAGPNAPQRIYMLGRFRKAVKWAALFSQLCSIKGDSRTSLEAEAYASYMKGTLLFEQEKNIEAAMLNFKNTRTVYEELGKYGSIENQLLCRQRIEEVEPMIGFCSRKLGGSALQEHDLLDMEKEGPAYDLFKAKIEAVLSETRSQQAASMTEFNWLGRRFPITSAKTRVSILKAQQLEKDLNGAATEPIPADKKLAIFDKLFSAYHEARSCIRNDLASAGNAENIRDELNGLDKAVSAVLGLRTIERNQLLVTIAKSKFAKHRDEKNEKITKPEELVRLYDLLIQNTTDLTDLVSSGRDKNEEENAFVREYELKDLAFRAERCFYLAKSYSSVSKRAEAYALFSYAHSLADSALQELANSPHKTLIQDLEALSFNCRSNSCIEHATGIMEDESAPERLSKGVSTISLGDDKRKDTKYLLDILGSYESALGEQSAKAPCRISQFPPPFQSVPCNPIVLDMAYNTIEFPNLENRMKKEKKGLLRRFWG, encoded by the exons ATGTCGAAGCTCGCCAAccagccggcgccgccgtcgtCGGATATGGATGTTGACTCCGCAGCCGCGGTCGAGGAGAAGAATCCCGTCAGGTTCTCCATCAATG TGCTGGAACTCATGAGGGAGGCGCAGATGCAGCACGGCCTTCGCCACGGCGACTACACGCGGTACAG GAGATACTGTACTGCGCGTCTGAGAAGGCTATACAAGTCTCTGAAGTTTTTGCATGGCCGTGGTAAATATACCCGGAGGAATATAACAGAGTCAACAGTGACTGATGTGAG GTTTCTACATGTGGTATTTTATACGGCTGAGAGAGCATGGAGTCATGCTATGGAGAAGAAAACTGCTGGTCCAAATGCACCGCAGCGCATCTACATGCTGGGTCGATTTAGGAAGGCAGTCAAATGGGCGGCACTTTTTTCACAGTTATGTTCTATAAAAGGAGATTCCAGGACATCTTTGGAAGCTGAG GCATATGCTTCATATATGAAAGGAACTTTGCTTTTTGAGCAAGAGAAGAACATAGAGGCAGCAATGTTGAATTTCAAGAATACCAG GACTGTATATGAGGAGCTTGGGAAGTATGGCAGCATAGAAAATCAACTTTTATGCCGTCAGCGCATTGAGGAAGTGGAGCCTATGATTGGATTCTGTTCACGCAAACTTGGTGGATCTGCTCTGCAAGAACATGACCTGCTAGATATGGAAAAGGAGGGGCCTGCTTATGACCTTTTTAAAGCTAAGATTGAG GCTGTATTATCTGAGACAAGGTCACAGCAGGCGGCTTCTATGACTGAGTTTAACTGGCTTGGTCGCAGATTTCCAATTACCAGTGCAAAGACCCGTGTGTCCATATTAAAAG CTCAGCAGCTGGAGAAGGATTTAAACGGCGCAGCCACAGAACCAATCCCAGCAGACAAAAAACTTGCTATATTTGATAAACTATTCTCTGCATACCACGAAGCTCGAAGCTGCATCCGCAATGATTTG GCTTCTGCTGGCAATGCTGAGAATATAAGAGACGAATTGAATGGTCTTGACAAGGCTGTCAGTGCAGTTTTAGGATTGAGGACCATAGAACGTAACCAGTTACTTGTTACTATTGCTAAAAGTAAGTTTGCAAAGCATCGGGATGAGAAGAATGAGAAAATTACAAAGCCGGAAGAACTTGTTAGGCTATATGATCTGCTAATTCAG AATACAACAGACCTAACTGATTTAGTTAGCTCAGGAAGGGATAAAAACGAAGAAGAGAACGCTTTTGTTCGTGAGTATGAGCTGAAAGATTTGGCTTTCCGAGCTGAGAG ATGTTTCTATTTGGCAAAGTCATATAGTTCAGTCAGTAAAAGGGCCGAAGCCTATGCATTATTCAGTTATGCACATTCCCTTGCTGATTCTGCACTGCAAGAACTGGCTAATAGTCCTCACAAG ACCTTAATCCAAGATCTCGAGGCTCTATCTTTCAATTGTAGATCCAATAGTTGCATTGAACATGCAACAGGTATTATGGAGGATGAGAGTGCTCCTGAAAGACTTTCTAAAGGAGTCTCAACTATATCACTTGGCGACGATAAAAGAAAG GATACTAAGTACCTCCTTGATATCCTAGGAAGCTATGAATCAGCACTTGGTGAGCAAAGCGCCAAAGCGCCATGTCGCATTTCACAGTTCCCACCACCGTTCCAATCAGTTCCCTGCAACCCAATTGTTCTTGACATGGCATACAACACAATCGAGTTCCCGAACCTTGAGAACAGgatgaagaaggaaaagaagggTCTCCTCCGCAGATTCTGGGGGTGA